One stretch of Brevinematales bacterium DNA includes these proteins:
- a CDS encoding efflux RND transporter permease subunit: protein MWGLLKGLLDNIPAVIVIFVAVLVLGFVALTRLPVDLFPEIEVPVVAVRIDYSGASPEDVEKNIARIIEGQFLTISGVRNVITRCFEGFAFFVVQFDYGVNIDLVANDVRERMDLVFRLLPDGVGKPQIFKFDPSSLPILSIGITGIDDLSALKELVDNNISKRIYQVDGVASVSIEGGYDKKVFVELDSKRLNGFLLSPSDVVRAIAGENQNFPAGFVIDGYKKVNLRFSSEFNSIQDIENTIVANRGRYVVKIKDVANVSFKEDRVDAPIVKINGQDGIVLSINKKSGSSTVVVSEAVKKKLEEIKRLYPNLKFNIINDQGEFIVFSINNVRNNAINGALLAIIIVFIFLVRLKETILIGIAIPFSLIITFVFMYFLDISLNVVSLTGLALGVGLMVDNSIVVLESIYLKLRQGKRLVDATFEGTKEVGTAILASTITTVVVFVPVVFAQGIAGQLFRDLALTVSISVFSSLFVAIFIVPPLASRYWYVIEELDAKIQSNYYLSWFSNFIDRVRDGIYEKSLNAFLNLKKTTLVFTVVFIILGFVSFVFVGKEFLPIVDTGNLNVRIDLPTGTYKDITSSYAEKISEYLLSNQNVDYFYYVIASVGTGNLGFLVGRGNENTINMFIKLKPKEQRNISSEEFASQLRKFISTIPGRYRVNVVNGVGFAEGGGANVDVKLFGENLLELEEISKRIKEVATKVEGIQEINSSFDDESEEYSILFDRNKLGFYGVSSGILGNIIRTSFSGAIPTFYRVEGKQYQVVVKLREDERRFLENVLFKYIPTPTGVVPLVDLIEVKKITSPRMIMRENNSRQVSLSVVGFGVAQSKLVENLAEVIKKEVYIPPDVVIEYGGSFRDLQDTFRDLILVFILAFTLVYSVMVILFRSFKDPFIILFTIPYGIFAVLIGFFILGLKINVISGIGVVLLLGIIVNNGIVMVDYMNQLLDKGYRLRDAVIDGAKRRFRPILMTTLTTVFGVLPLALGIGASSEIFQPLGQVIAVGLTMGTIFTLFVIPTIFEYFNRKRFA, encoded by the coding sequence ATGTGGGGACTTTTGAAAGGGCTTTTGGATAATATTCCTGCAGTTATTGTTATATTTGTAGCAGTTTTAGTTTTGGGATTTGTAGCTTTGACTAGATTACCTGTTGATTTATTTCCAGAAATTGAAGTTCCAGTTGTTGCCGTTAGGATAGATTACAGTGGTGCATCTCCTGAAGATGTTGAGAAGAATATTGCTAGGATTATAGAAGGACAATTTCTAACGATAAGTGGAGTTAGGAATGTTATAACTAGATGTTTTGAAGGATTTGCTTTTTTTGTAGTTCAATTCGATTATGGTGTTAATATAGATCTTGTTGCAAATGATGTTAGAGAGAGGATGGATCTTGTTTTTAGGTTGCTACCCGATGGTGTAGGTAAACCCCAGATATTTAAGTTTGATCCTAGTAGTCTCCCTATATTGAGTATTGGTATCACTGGTATTGATGATTTATCTGCTCTTAAGGAATTAGTTGATAATAATATTTCGAAGAGAATATATCAGGTTGATGGTGTTGCTAGTGTTTCTATAGAGGGAGGTTATGATAAAAAAGTTTTTGTTGAACTTGATAGTAAAAGATTGAATGGTTTTTTACTGTCTCCTTCTGATGTTGTTCGAGCCATAGCGGGTGAGAATCAAAATTTCCCGGCAGGGTTTGTGATAGATGGATACAAGAAAGTTAATTTGAGGTTTAGTAGTGAATTTAATAGTATTCAAGATATAGAGAATACAATAGTTGCTAATAGAGGTAGGTATGTAGTTAAGATCAAAGATGTTGCTAATGTTTCATTTAAAGAGGATAGGGTTGATGCCCCTATAGTCAAGATTAATGGACAGGATGGAATTGTTTTGTCGATTAATAAAAAATCAGGTAGTAGTACTGTTGTTGTTTCAGAAGCAGTCAAGAAGAAATTAGAGGAAATAAAAAGACTATATCCTAATCTTAAGTTTAATATCATAAATGATCAAGGTGAATTTATTGTTTTCTCAATAAATAACGTCAGAAATAATGCTATAAATGGTGCACTACTAGCTATTATAATAGTTTTTATATTTTTGGTTAGATTAAAAGAAACTATACTTATAGGTATCGCAATACCATTCTCTCTTATAATAACGTTTGTATTCATGTACTTTTTAGACATATCGCTTAATGTTGTTTCTTTGACAGGATTGGCTTTGGGTGTTGGATTAATGGTTGATAATTCAATAGTTGTGCTTGAAAGCATATATCTAAAGCTACGACAAGGTAAGAGGTTGGTGGATGCGACCTTTGAGGGTACCAAAGAAGTTGGTACTGCTATACTAGCATCCACAATAACCACTGTTGTAGTGTTTGTTCCTGTTGTGTTTGCTCAAGGTATCGCAGGGCAGCTATTTAGAGATTTGGCATTAACCGTTAGTATATCTGTTTTTTCTTCTCTTTTTGTTGCTATATTTATAGTTCCACCTCTTGCTTCAAGGTATTGGTATGTAATTGAAGAACTGGATGCAAAGATCCAGTCAAATTACTATCTATCTTGGTTTTCTAACTTTATAGATAGGGTTAGAGATGGTATTTATGAAAAAAGCTTAAACGCTTTTTTGAATCTAAAAAAGACCACTCTTGTTTTTACAGTTGTGTTTATTATTTTGGGATTTGTTTCTTTTGTATTTGTAGGAAAGGAGTTTTTACCAATTGTTGATACAGGAAATTTAAATGTTAGAATTGATTTACCAACAGGGACATATAAAGATATAACTTCATCTTATGCTGAGAAAATTAGTGAGTATCTTCTGAGTAACCAGAATGTTGATTATTTTTACTATGTTATTGCTAGTGTTGGTACTGGTAATCTGGGTTTTTTGGTCGGTAGAGGTAATGAAAATACTATAAATATGTTTATAAAACTCAAGCCTAAAGAGCAGAGAAACATATCTTCTGAAGAGTTTGCATCTCAGTTGAGGAAATTTATTTCAACAATACCTGGTAGATATAGAGTAAATGTCGTTAATGGAGTTGGTTTTGCTGAAGGTGGAGGTGCTAATGTTGATGTTAAACTTTTTGGAGAGAATCTACTAGAACTTGAAGAAATATCAAAGAGAATAAAAGAAGTTGCTACAAAAGTTGAAGGGATACAGGAAATTAACTCTTCTTTTGATGATGAATCAGAAGAATATTCTATACTTTTTGATAGGAATAAGTTAGGTTTTTATGGAGTTTCAAGTGGAATACTTGGTAATATTATAAGGACTAGTTTTTCAGGAGCTATTCCTACCTTCTATAGAGTTGAAGGTAAACAGTATCAAGTAGTTGTTAAGTTGAGAGAGGATGAGAGAAGATTTTTAGAAAATGTTTTGTTTAAGTATATTCCTACTCCAACGGGAGTAGTACCATTGGTTGATCTTATTGAAGTTAAGAAAATAACATCTCCAAGAATGATAATGAGAGAAAACAACAGTAGACAAGTTTCTCTATCAGTAGTTGGTTTTGGTGTTGCTCAAAGTAAACTTGTTGAAAATCTCGCTGAGGTTATTAAGAAAGAAGTATATATTCCACCTGATGTTGTAATTGAATATGGTGGAAGTTTTAGAGATTTGCAAGATACTTTTAGGGACTTGATACTTGTGTTTATACTTGCGTTTACTTTGGTGTATTCTGTAATGGTTATACTGTTTAGGTCTTTCAAAGATCCTTTTATAATACTCTTTACAATTCCTTATGGTATTTTCGCTGTTTTGATAGGTTTCTTTATTCTTGGGCTTAAGATAAATGTCATATCTGGCATAGGAGTAGTATTGCTTCTTGGTATAATCGTTAATAATGGTATAGTTATGGTTGACTATATGAATCAGTTGTTGGATAAAGGATACCGCTTAAGAGATGCAGTTATTGATGGGGCTAAAAGGAGATTTAGGCCTATACTTATGACTACATTAACTACGGTTTTTGGAGTTTTGCCATTAGCACTTGGTATAGGTGCTAGTTCAGAGATTTTTCAACCACTTGGACAAGTTATAGCAGTGGGTTTGACTATGGGTACTATTTTTACTTTGTTTGTTATACCTACAATATTTGAATACTTCAATAGAAAGAGATTTGCTTAG
- a CDS encoding S41 family peptidase: protein MIRGIIMFVKKYSKAVVVSIVILVLFTILFLSYSQIFGDRGLFSSPTSRDDDYYYYLEIFNSVYNLIKEGYVDGDKVDAKKLFHGAIKGMLESLGDPHTAFLSIDDFKELTVETSGKFGGLGIHISSKDGYIYIISPIEDTPAFREGIKPGDYIISINGESTKGMSVERAVKLLRGTPGTKVTITIKRNDEIFEKTLTREIINIPTIRWGWISKEDGIAFIRILQFSATTYDSFISAIEKIRKEGIKLNGIIFDLRYNPGGLLDEVIKMLDVLIPEGLILETKGRIPSSDSKNYASGRKPIIPIDVPMVVIVNEGSASASEIFAGVLQDTHRAVVVGNKTFGKGSVQTIRQLPDGTGLRITIARYYLPSGRTPDKEGIKPDIEIEAIKLSKELEDLISRIEKEGYIKEYMKNKIELKEEDINNIDKILKGNGITLDKKIIRILAKREIPSIQTFDIEDDYVKKSIEVLKNYSKYSKPIVFYDK, encoded by the coding sequence ATGATAAGAGGTATAATTATGTTTGTCAAAAAATATTCCAAGGCAGTAGTAGTATCAATAGTTATACTAGTTTTGTTTACAATACTGTTTCTATCCTATTCTCAGATATTCGGTGATAGAGGATTATTTTCTTCTCCAACTTCTAGAGATGATGATTACTATTACTACCTTGAGATATTTAATTCAGTCTATAACCTTATAAAAGAAGGATATGTAGACGGTGACAAAGTTGACGCAAAAAAGCTATTTCACGGAGCTATAAAAGGAATGCTTGAGAGTTTGGGAGATCCTCACACAGCTTTTTTGAGTATAGATGATTTTAAAGAACTAACAGTAGAAACTAGTGGTAAGTTTGGTGGCCTTGGAATACATATATCATCGAAAGATGGCTACATATACATAATATCACCAATTGAAGATACTCCAGCATTTAGAGAAGGTATTAAACCTGGAGATTACATAATCTCTATAAATGGAGAAAGTACCAAAGGAATGAGCGTAGAAAGAGCAGTTAAATTGCTACGAGGAACTCCTGGTACAAAGGTCACTATAACGATAAAAAGAAATGATGAAATATTTGAGAAAACTTTAACAAGAGAAATCATAAATATACCAACTATAAGATGGGGATGGATATCAAAAGAAGATGGTATAGCGTTTATTAGAATACTTCAGTTTTCTGCCACTACTTATGACTCATTCATAAGTGCAATAGAGAAAATAAGAAAAGAAGGCATTAAACTTAATGGAATAATATTTGACCTAAGATACAACCCCGGTGGATTACTAGATGAAGTTATAAAGATGCTTGATGTACTTATACCTGAAGGGCTTATACTTGAAACAAAAGGTAGAATACCCAGCAGTGATTCAAAAAATTATGCTTCAGGGCGAAAACCTATAATACCCATAGATGTTCCAATGGTCGTCATAGTAAATGAAGGATCAGCTTCAGCTTCAGAAATATTTGCCGGAGTACTGCAAGACACTCATAGAGCAGTAGTAGTAGGAAATAAAACTTTCGGTAAAGGATCAGTACAAACTATAAGACAGTTACCCGATGGTACAGGACTTAGAATAACAATAGCAAGGTATTACTTACCATCAGGTAGAACACCAGATAAGGAGGGAATAAAACCAGACATTGAAATAGAAGCAATCAAATTATCGAAAGAGTTGGAAGATCTCATATCAAGAATCGAGAAAGAAGGATACATCAAGGAATACATGAAAAATAAAATCGAACTCAAAGAAGAAGATATAAATAACATAGACAAAATACTCAAGGGAAATGGAATAACTCTTGATAAGAAAATAATAAGAATTCTTGCGAAGAGAGAAATACCATCTATACAAACCTTTGACATAGAAGATGATTATGTAAAGAAATCAATAGAAGTACTGAAAAACTATAGTAAATACAGTAAACCCATAGTATTCTACGACAAATAA
- a CDS encoding 3-methyl-2-oxobutanoate dehydrogenase subunit VorB: protein MKQFLKGNDALSEAAIIAGCRHYFGYPITPQNEITAYMAKRMPEVGGVFVQAESETAAINMVFGAAATGVRVMTTTSSPGFSLMQEGMSYLAAGHLPCVVANIMRGGPGLGNIAGAQGDYFQAVKGGGHGDYKLIVLTPAYVQEMIDFTILGFDLADKYLIPVLILVDGIVGQMVEPAEFPQNYTPKTYEKPWALTGAKGRPKNVIRTLWLDDNGVELNNIKLQQKYSKIKSEFVMYEEYMIEDAEVILVAYGTPARICKAITKKMRKEGYKIGTFRIQSAFPFPEYRLMELALQKHLKGFLVVEMSAGQMVEDVRLSVKDYKPVNFYGRMGGMLPEEKRIAENIFELLTSKV from the coding sequence ATGAAACAATTTTTGAAGGGAAATGATGCACTATCTGAAGCAGCAATAATAGCTGGGTGTAGACATTACTTTGGATATCCAATAACTCCCCAAAATGAAATAACAGCATATATGGCTAAAAGGATGCCTGAAGTCGGAGGTGTTTTTGTCCAAGCAGAGAGTGAAACTGCTGCTATAAACATGGTTTTTGGAGCAGCGGCAACAGGAGTTAGAGTTATGACTACTACATCATCGCCTGGTTTTAGCCTTATGCAAGAAGGCATGTCCTACTTAGCAGCAGGACATTTACCTTGCGTTGTCGCAAATATAATGAGAGGAGGCCCTGGCCTAGGTAACATAGCAGGTGCTCAAGGAGACTACTTTCAAGCAGTCAAAGGGGGAGGACATGGTGACTATAAACTAATAGTTTTGACCCCTGCATATGTTCAAGAAATGATAGACTTTACTATCCTTGGTTTTGATCTTGCAGATAAATACCTTATCCCTGTCCTAATACTAGTTGACGGAATAGTAGGACAAATGGTAGAACCAGCAGAGTTTCCACAAAACTACACACCAAAAACCTATGAAAAACCTTGGGCTCTAACAGGTGCAAAAGGAAGACCTAAAAATGTAATTAGGACACTATGGTTAGATGATAATGGAGTTGAACTAAACAACATAAAACTACAACAAAAATATTCCAAGATAAAATCAGAATTCGTAATGTACGAAGAATACATGATTGAAGATGCTGAGGTTATATTAGTAGCCTATGGAACCCCAGCAAGAATTTGTAAAGCGATAACCAAAAAGATGAGAAAAGAAGGCTATAAAATAGGAACATTCAGAATTCAAAGCGCATTTCCATTTCCAGAGTACAGACTTATGGAACTAGCATTACAAAAGCACTTAAAAGGATTCTTAGTAGTAGAGATGAGTGCAGGACAAATGGTAGAAGATGTGAGATTATCAGTCAAAGATTATAAACCTGTAAATTTTTACGGAAGAATGGGAGGTATGTTACCTGAAGAAAAAAGGATAGCAGAAAATATTTTTGAATTATTAACATCAAAAGTATAG
- a CDS encoding 4Fe-4S binding protein: MERIVKDKIISTFIEVDPERCKGCMLCVYECPENVIDTSGKFNSKGWIYVEPTFNEKCTGCKKCASVCPDLAIKVYMGQELIAGPSS; the protein is encoded by the coding sequence ATGGAAAGAATAGTAAAAGACAAAATAATATCAACTTTTATAGAAGTTGATCCTGAAAGATGTAAAGGATGTATGTTGTGTGTATATGAATGCCCTGAAAATGTGATAGACACAAGTGGTAAGTTTAATTCAAAAGGTTGGATATACGTCGAACCAACATTCAACGAAAAATGCACCGGATGCAAAAAGTGCGCATCTGTTTGTCCTGATTTAGCAATAAAAGTTTATATGGGACAAGAACTCATAGCAGGTCCTTCATCATAA
- a CDS encoding thiamine pyrophosphate-dependent enzyme, with product MELKLIFDKPKTMTDAKTHYCPGCGHGVIHRILAEVIDELGIRERTVGIAPVGCAVNAYEYWDIDMCEAAHGRVGAVATGIKRSRPELIVFGYQGDGDLAAIGLAETLHAANRGENITIIFVNNATYGMTGGQTAPTTLPGQITRTSPNGRDPSKEGYPMRISEIIAMLEAPVYVERTAVVSTETIAKTKQAIKKAFKLQIENKGYTFVEVLSGCPNEWHVNPVEANKWIETEMTKYFPLGNFKDKYPSIR from the coding sequence ATGGAACTAAAACTTATTTTTGATAAACCAAAAACAATGACTGATGCTAAAACTCATTATTGTCCAGGATGTGGTCATGGTGTAATACATAGGATTTTAGCAGAAGTTATAGATGAACTAGGTATTAGAGAAAGAACTGTAGGTATAGCACCTGTCGGATGTGCTGTAAATGCTTATGAATACTGGGATATAGATATGTGCGAAGCAGCGCACGGTAGAGTCGGAGCAGTAGCAACAGGTATAAAAAGATCCAGACCCGAATTAATAGTATTCGGATACCAAGGAGACGGAGATCTAGCAGCAATAGGATTAGCCGAAACATTACATGCTGCAAATAGAGGTGAAAATATAACAATAATATTCGTAAACAACGCAACTTACGGAATGACAGGCGGACAAACCGCACCAACAACTCTACCAGGGCAGATTACAAGAACATCACCAAATGGTAGAGATCCTTCTAAAGAAGGATATCCTATGAGAATTTCAGAAATCATAGCAATGCTAGAAGCACCTGTTTACGTCGAAAGAACAGCGGTAGTTTCGACAGAAACCATAGCTAAAACTAAACAAGCTATAAAAAAAGCATTCAAACTACAAATAGAAAACAAAGGATATACTTTCGTAGAAGTCCTGAGTGGATGCCCTAATGAATGGCATGTAAACCCTGTTGAAGCAAATAAATGGATAGAAACAGAAATGACAAAGTACTTCCCTCTTGGAAACTTCAAAGACAAATATCCATCCATAAGATAA
- the rplM gene encoding 50S ribosomal protein L13, translated as METIMIKSSQVNRKYYVIDAAGKPLGRLGVIIARLLMGKHKVDYTPHIDNGDYVIVKNASKAIMTGKKMDYKVFFWHSGYPGGLKHIHFKEAIEKNPRFVFERVVRGMLPKNRLRKHRLRRLIVFKDENAKIPSGAIEYKV; from the coding sequence ATGGAAACTATAATGATAAAAAGTAGCCAAGTTAATAGGAAGTATTATGTAATAGATGCAGCTGGTAAACCTTTAGGAAGGCTTGGAGTTATAATTGCTAGACTTCTTATGGGTAAGCATAAGGTTGATTATACTCCACATATTGACAATGGAGACTATGTTATAGTAAAAAATGCTTCAAAGGCTATAATGACAGGTAAAAAGATGGATTATAAAGTTTTCTTCTGGCATTCTGGATATCCAGGTGGGTTAAAGCATATACATTTCAAGGAAGCAATTGAAAAAAATCCTAGATTTGTTTTTGAGAGAGTAGTTAGAGGAATGTTACCCAAGAATAGACTTAGAAAACATAGGCTAAGAAGGCTTATAGTTTTTAAAGATGAAAATGCTAAGATCCCATCTGGGGCTATTGAGTATAAAGTGTAG
- a CDS encoding radical SAM protein: MNTKLKYVFGPIPSRRLGMSLGVDLVPHKICNYDCVFCEVGITKRTVTVRKEYVKKETIINELKVFFDNFVGKIDHITLTGAGETTLNSKLSEIIAEIKSTFKYPIAVLTHSGNIYEEEVRKGLSFADVVCPSLDAASQEIFEKINRPDKTIKIQNVIEGLIKFREEFKGKILLEILLVKGINDTEDELQKIGKTCSLIRPDMVQINTVDRPGAYSSAIPLSSEELQKAKQIISSFYPKVEVLSRHYSNPEPIKKSEEEISEDILSILKRRPLTVLDIVISEGIEFFKAKEIVNKLLNQNKIEEVILNGNRFYKLPTRTFTN; encoded by the coding sequence ATGAATACTAAATTGAAGTATGTATTTGGTCCAATACCCTCAAGGAGACTAGGAATGTCCCTAGGAGTAGATTTGGTACCACATAAGATATGTAACTACGATTGTGTATTCTGCGAAGTTGGAATAACTAAAAGAACAGTCACCGTTAGAAAAGAATACGTTAAAAAAGAAACAATAATAAATGAACTTAAGGTATTTTTTGATAACTTTGTAGGGAAGATAGATCACATAACTCTAACAGGGGCAGGAGAAACAACTCTCAATTCAAAACTCTCCGAGATAATAGCAGAGATAAAATCCACATTCAAATATCCAATAGCAGTATTAACCCACTCAGGTAATATATATGAAGAAGAAGTTAGAAAAGGGCTTAGTTTTGCTGATGTTGTATGTCCCTCCCTGGATGCCGCAAGTCAAGAAATATTCGAGAAAATCAACAGACCTGACAAAACAATAAAAATTCAAAATGTTATAGAAGGATTAATAAAGTTTAGAGAAGAATTTAAAGGCAAGATTCTACTTGAAATACTATTAGTCAAAGGTATAAACGACACAGAAGATGAATTGCAAAAAATAGGTAAAACCTGTAGCCTTATAAGACCAGATATGGTTCAAATAAACACTGTAGACAGACCTGGAGCATATTCTTCAGCAATACCACTATCTTCTGAAGAATTACAAAAAGCAAAACAAATAATATCATCTTTCTATCCTAAAGTTGAAGTATTAAGTAGACACTACTCCAATCCAGAACCCATAAAAAAGTCAGAAGAAGAGATATCAGAAGATATTCTGAGTATACTAAAAAGAAGACCACTAACAGTACTAGATATAGTAATTTCGGAAGGTATCGAATTTTTCAAAGCGAAAGAAATAGTAAACAAACTTCTCAACCAAAATAAAATAGAAGAAGTAATATTAAACGGAAACAGGTTTTACAAATTGCCTACTAGAACATTTACCAACTAA
- the rpsI gene encoding 30S ribosomal protein S9, which produces MASKVVVARGARKTSVARVFLKPGGKGNVSINGLDVKDYFRGISEHIDTVLEPFKVTNTLGKFDVYINISGGGISSQAQAIRHGISLALSKYDPQTLRPTLRELNLVRRDPRAVERKKYGKVKARKSKQYSKR; this is translated from the coding sequence ATGGCGAGTAAAGTTGTAGTTGCGAGAGGTGCTAGAAAAACTTCTGTAGCAAGGGTATTTCTTAAACCAGGAGGTAAGGGAAATGTATCTATAAACGGTTTAGATGTTAAGGATTACTTTAGAGGTATAAGTGAGCATATAGATACTGTTTTGGAACCTTTCAAAGTTACTAACACGCTTGGTAAATTTGATGTTTATATAAATATTTCAGGTGGTGGTATTTCATCTCAGGCGCAAGCTATTAGACATGGTATATCTCTTGCTTTGTCGAAGTATGATCCTCAGACACTTAGGCCAACTTTGAGAGAGTTAAATCTTGTTAGGAGAGATCCAAGAGCAGTTGAAAGAAAGAAGTATGGTAAAGTCAAGGCTAGAAAGTCGAAACAGTACTCAAAGAGATAA
- a CDS encoding ribose-phosphate pyrophosphokinase, whose product MSDVVLLSGRSNVRLARRIADYLGLELGKCTISEFADGEIIVKIEESIRGSDIFVVQSTCNPSNQNLMELLIMIDAIKRASAERITAVIPYFGYARQDRKAEPRVPITAKLVANLITTAGANRVLTMDLHADQIQGFFDIPVDHLYAFPVFIDYLKDSYESLSDFVVVSPDTGGVKRARYLASFLDLNIAIIDKRRTGYNVAEVMNLVGDVNGKNAVLIDDIIDTGGTISKAAKKLKEEGAKKVIVMATHPVLSSNAKEKLSDDAIDEIVVTDTIPIPEEKMLPKIKVLSVYKLFAEAIARIHTNSSVSSLFVKSSSNL is encoded by the coding sequence ATGAGTGATGTTGTATTGTTAAGTGGTAGATCAAATGTTCGATTAGCTAGGAGAATAGCAGATTATCTAGGACTTGAACTTGGTAAATGCACTATTAGTGAATTTGCTGATGGAGAGATAATAGTTAAGATAGAGGAAAGTATAAGAGGTAGTGATATTTTTGTTGTTCAATCAACTTGTAATCCTTCTAATCAAAACTTAATGGAACTTCTTATAATGATAGATGCTATAAAGAGAGCATCTGCTGAAAGAATTACTGCTGTTATACCTTATTTCGGGTATGCTAGACAAGACAGAAAAGCTGAACCTAGAGTCCCGATTACAGCTAAATTGGTTGCTAACCTTATAACAACTGCCGGAGCTAACAGAGTGTTAACTATGGATTTACACGCAGATCAGATCCAGGGTTTTTTTGATATACCTGTTGATCATCTTTATGCTTTTCCAGTTTTCATTGATTATTTGAAAGATAGTTATGAAAGTTTGAGTGATTTTGTTGTTGTATCTCCTGATACTGGTGGGGTCAAAAGAGCTAGATATTTAGCATCTTTTCTTGACTTGAATATAGCAATTATTGATAAAAGAAGAACTGGATATAATGTAGCTGAGGTAATGAATTTAGTTGGTGATGTAAATGGCAAAAATGCTGTTTTGATTGATGATATTATTGACACGGGAGGTACCATATCAAAAGCAGCAAAAAAACTTAAAGAAGAAGGAGCTAAGAAAGTAATTGTGATGGCTACACATCCTGTACTTTCGAGCAATGCTAAAGAAAAGTTATCTGATGATGCTATAGATGAGATCGTAGTTACTGATACTATTCCTATACCAGAAGAAAAAATGTTGCCGAAAATAAAAGTTCTAAGTGTTTATAAACTTTTTGCCGAAGCAATTGCAAGAATACATACAAATAGTTCTGTTAGTTCTCTTTTTGTTAAGAGTAGTTCAAATCTATAG